A region from the Geotrypetes seraphini chromosome 10, aGeoSer1.1, whole genome shotgun sequence genome encodes:
- the UBE2S gene encoding ubiquitin-conjugating enzyme E2 S, with amino-acid sequence MNSNVENLPPHIIRLVYKEVSTLTSDPPEGIKIFPNEEDITDLQVTIEGPEGTPYAGGIFRMKLILGKDFPAMPPKGYFLTKIFHPNVGSNGEICVNVLKKDWKAELGIRHVLLTIKCLLIHPNPESALNEEAGRLLLENYEEYAARARLLTEIHAQVCSLRAKDQAATADPCSSSATGDGPMAKKHAGDRDKKLAAKKKTDKKRALRRL; translated from the exons AATTCTAATGTGGAAAACCTGCCGCCCCACATCATCCGCCTGGTGTACAAGGAGGTGTCCACCCTTACATCAGACCCACCTGAAGGCATCAAGATCTTCCCTAATGAGGAAGATATCACTGACCTCCAAGTCACCATTGAAGGGCCAG AGGGGACGCCGTACGCCGGAGGGATCTTCAGAATGAAACTGATCCTGGGTAAGGATTTTCCAGCCATGCCACCCAAAGGCTATTTCCTCACCAAGATCTTCCACCCCAATGTTGGGAGCAACGGTGAGATCTGTGTCAATGTTCTGAAGAAGGACTGGAAAGCAGAGCTGGGCATCAGACATGTGCTATTG ACAATAAAGTGTTTGCTGATACACCCAAACCCAGAGTCCGCATTGAATGAGGAGGCAGGGCGCCTCCTGCTGGAGAACTATGAGGAGTATGCAGCCCGAGCCCGCCTCCTGACGGAAATCCACGCCCAGGTCTGTAGCCTGCGAGCTAAAGACCAAGCAGCCACCGCTGATCCCTGCTCTTCCTCCGCTACTGGTGATGGGCCTATGGCCAAGAAACATGCCGGGGACCGTGACAAAAAACTGGCAGCCAAGAAGAAGACTGACAAGAAGAGAGCACTGCGAAGGCTttag